The Centroberyx gerrardi isolate f3 chromosome 7, fCenGer3.hap1.cur.20231027, whole genome shotgun sequence genome contains a region encoding:
- the gtpbp1 gene encoding GTP-binding protein 1 isoform X1 has product MASMAAAHEPSISPGSIPLAEALVPASIFAPDRGGCGDDAGDECFEDGDMFNGEPGDRGVDFTSKLALVSPNGEQYDSLLRQLRDRMEEGCGETIYVVGMGSDGGDWGLDEKDMEASVATVRSLCEQLDSDLIPLRERNEAAGLVRDYLIRRRVGELDFLEVRVAVVGNVDAGKSTLLGVLTHGELDNGRGFARQKLFRHKHEMESGRTSSVGNDILGFDQEGQVVNKPDSHGGSLDWTKICEKSSKVITFIDLAGHEKYLKTTVFGMTGHLPDFCMLMVGSNAGIVGMTKEHLGLALALNVPVFVVVTKIDMCPANILQETLKLLQRLLKSPGCRKIPVLVQNKDDVIVTASNFSSERMCPIFQISNVTGENMDLLKMFLNLLSSRTSYRDDQPAEFQIDDTYSVPGVGTVVSGTTLRGLIRLNDTMLLGPDPLGSFTPIAVKSIHRKRMPVKEVRGGQTASFALKKIKRSSIRKGMVMVSPRLSPQATWEFEAEILVLHHPTTISPRYQAMVHCGSIRQTATILTMNRDCLRTGDKASVHFRFIKTPEYLHCDQRLVFREGRTKAVGTITKLLQSTNNLPSNSKPPQIKMQSTKKAPPRKEDGTTAASDDVATIAQTASPNSTQPPKSGGGGRRRGGQRHKGKGQNSSTNSTTAPSSSGIGGC; this is encoded by the exons CTGGCACTGGTTAGCCCAAATGGAGAGCAGTATGACTCGTTACTACGCCAGCTGCGGGACAGGATGGAAGAAGGGTGTGGTGAGACCATTTATGTGGTGGGAATGGGTTCAG ACGGTGGTGACTGGGGTCTGGATGAGAAGGATATGGAGGCCTCGGTGGCCACGGTGCGCTCCCTGTGTGAGCAGCTGGACTCTGACCTCATCCCTCTCCGGGAGCGCAATGAGGCCGCCGGCTTGGTTCGCGACTATCTCATCCGCCGGCGCGTGGGTGAGCTGGACTTCCTGGAGGTCAG GGTGGCGGTGGTGGGGAACGTGGATGCCGGTAAGAGCACCCTCCTGGGGGTTTTGACCCACGGTGAGCTGGACAACGGCAGGGGCTTTGCCCGCCAGAAGCTCTTCAGACACAAGCATGAGATGGAGAGCGGCCGGACCAGCAGTGTGGGCAACGACATCCTGGGGTTTGACCAGGAGGgacag GTGGTGAACAAGCCGGACAGTCACGGAGGAAGCCTGGACTGGACCAAGATCTGCGAGAAGTCCTCCAAGGTCATCACCTTCATCGACCTGGCCGGCCACGAGAAGTACCTCAAGACCACCGTCTTCGGCATGACCGGACACCTGCCCGACTTCTGCATGCTCATG GTGGGCAGTAACGCAGGTATCGTAGGGATGACCAAAGAGCACCTGGGCCTGGCCTTAGCTCTGAATGTTCCTGTGTTTGTAGTGGTAACCAAGATAGACATGTGTCCCGCCAACATCCTACAAG AGACGTTGAAGCTGCTCCAGAGGCTACTGAAGTCCCCCGGCTGTAGGAAGATCCCTGTCCTGGTCCAGAACAAGGACGACGTCATTGTCACAGCCTCCAACTTCAGCTCTGAGAG gatgTGTCCCATCTTTCAGATCTCCAACGTGACAGGCGAGAACATGGACCTGCTGAAGATGTTTCTCAACCTGCTCTCCTCCAGGACCTCGTACCGGGACGACCAGCCCGCTGAGTTTCAGATAGACGACACCTACTCTGTACCg GGAGTGGGCACGGTAGTATCGGGGACTACTTTACGCGGACTCATACGTCTGAACGATACCATGCTGCTGGGCCCCGACCCCCTAGGCAGCTTCACACCCATCGCCGTCAAATCCATCCACCGCAAGAGGATGCCTGTCAAGGAGGTTAGGGGCGGCCAGACTGCCTCGTTTGCTCTCAAAaag ATCAAGCGTTCGTCCATAAGGAAAGGCATGGTGATGGTGTCCCCAAGGTTAAGCCCCCAGGCCACCTGGGAGTTCGAGGCTGAGATCCTGGTACTGCATCATCCCACCACGATATCCCCCAGATACCAGGCCATGG TCCACTGCGGCAGCATCAGGCAGACAGCCACCATCTTGACCATGAACAGAGACTGCTTACGGACGGGGGACAAGGCCTCAGTCCACTTCCGCTTCATCAAGACCCCCGAGTACCTGCACTGTGACCAGAGGCTGGTATTCAGAGAGGGACGCACCAAGGCCGTGGGCACCATCACTAAG CTGTTGCAATCCACCAATAACTTGCCATCGAATTCCAAACCTCCACAAATCAAAATGCAGTCCACGAAAAAGGCACCTCCCCGCAAAGAGGACGGCACCACGGCAGCTAGTGATGATGTAGCAACGATAGCACAGACAGCAAGTCCAAACTCAACACAGCCG CCAAAGTCTGGAGGAggtggaaggagaagaggaggccaGAGGCACAAAGGAAAAGGCCAGAACAGCAGCACCAACTCCACAACAGCCCCCTCCTCATCAGGGATAGGGGGCTGCTGA
- the gtpbp1 gene encoding GTP-binding protein 1 isoform X3, whose amino-acid sequence MASMAAAHEPSISPGSIPLAEALVPASIFAPDRGGCGDDAGDECFEDGDMFNGEPGDRGVDFTSKLALVSPNGEQYDSLLRQLRDRMEEGCGETIYVVGMGSDGGDWGLDEKDMEASVATVRSLCEQLDSDLIPLRERNEAAGLVRDYLIRRRVGELDFLEVRVAVVGNVDAGKSTLLGVLTHGELDNGRGFARQKLFRHKHEMESGRTSSVGNDILGFDQEGQVVNKPDSHGGSLDWTKICEKSSKVITFIDLAGHEKYLKTTVFGMTGHLPDFCMLMVGSNAGIVGMTKEHLGLALALNVPVFVVVTKIDMCPANILQETLKLLQRLLKSPGCRKIPVLVQNKDDVIVTASNFSSERMCPIFQISNVTGENMDLLKMFLNLLSSRTSYRDDQPAEFQIDDTYSVPGVGTVVSGTTLRGLIRLNDTMLLGPDPLGSFTPIAVKSIHRKRMPVKEVRGGQTASFALKKIKRSSIRKGMVMVSPRLSPQATWEFEAEILVLHHPTTISPRYQAMVHCGSIRQTATILTMNRDCLRTGDKASVHFRFIKTPEYLHCDQRLVFREGRTKAVGTITKLLQSTNNLPSNSKPPQIKMQSTKKAPPRKEDGTTAASDDVATIAQTASPNSTQPGEGDEDPQIKEGNKENKPKSGGGGRRRGGQRHKGKGQNSSTNSTTAPSSSGIGGC is encoded by the exons CTGGCACTGGTTAGCCCAAATGGAGAGCAGTATGACTCGTTACTACGCCAGCTGCGGGACAGGATGGAAGAAGGGTGTGGTGAGACCATTTATGTGGTGGGAATGGGTTCAG ACGGTGGTGACTGGGGTCTGGATGAGAAGGATATGGAGGCCTCGGTGGCCACGGTGCGCTCCCTGTGTGAGCAGCTGGACTCTGACCTCATCCCTCTCCGGGAGCGCAATGAGGCCGCCGGCTTGGTTCGCGACTATCTCATCCGCCGGCGCGTGGGTGAGCTGGACTTCCTGGAGGTCAG GGTGGCGGTGGTGGGGAACGTGGATGCCGGTAAGAGCACCCTCCTGGGGGTTTTGACCCACGGTGAGCTGGACAACGGCAGGGGCTTTGCCCGCCAGAAGCTCTTCAGACACAAGCATGAGATGGAGAGCGGCCGGACCAGCAGTGTGGGCAACGACATCCTGGGGTTTGACCAGGAGGgacag GTGGTGAACAAGCCGGACAGTCACGGAGGAAGCCTGGACTGGACCAAGATCTGCGAGAAGTCCTCCAAGGTCATCACCTTCATCGACCTGGCCGGCCACGAGAAGTACCTCAAGACCACCGTCTTCGGCATGACCGGACACCTGCCCGACTTCTGCATGCTCATG GTGGGCAGTAACGCAGGTATCGTAGGGATGACCAAAGAGCACCTGGGCCTGGCCTTAGCTCTGAATGTTCCTGTGTTTGTAGTGGTAACCAAGATAGACATGTGTCCCGCCAACATCCTACAAG AGACGTTGAAGCTGCTCCAGAGGCTACTGAAGTCCCCCGGCTGTAGGAAGATCCCTGTCCTGGTCCAGAACAAGGACGACGTCATTGTCACAGCCTCCAACTTCAGCTCTGAGAG gatgTGTCCCATCTTTCAGATCTCCAACGTGACAGGCGAGAACATGGACCTGCTGAAGATGTTTCTCAACCTGCTCTCCTCCAGGACCTCGTACCGGGACGACCAGCCCGCTGAGTTTCAGATAGACGACACCTACTCTGTACCg GGAGTGGGCACGGTAGTATCGGGGACTACTTTACGCGGACTCATACGTCTGAACGATACCATGCTGCTGGGCCCCGACCCCCTAGGCAGCTTCACACCCATCGCCGTCAAATCCATCCACCGCAAGAGGATGCCTGTCAAGGAGGTTAGGGGCGGCCAGACTGCCTCGTTTGCTCTCAAAaag ATCAAGCGTTCGTCCATAAGGAAAGGCATGGTGATGGTGTCCCCAAGGTTAAGCCCCCAGGCCACCTGGGAGTTCGAGGCTGAGATCCTGGTACTGCATCATCCCACCACGATATCCCCCAGATACCAGGCCATGG TCCACTGCGGCAGCATCAGGCAGACAGCCACCATCTTGACCATGAACAGAGACTGCTTACGGACGGGGGACAAGGCCTCAGTCCACTTCCGCTTCATCAAGACCCCCGAGTACCTGCACTGTGACCAGAGGCTGGTATTCAGAGAGGGACGCACCAAGGCCGTGGGCACCATCACTAAG CTGTTGCAATCCACCAATAACTTGCCATCGAATTCCAAACCTCCACAAATCAAAATGCAGTCCACGAAAAAGGCACCTCCCCGCAAAGAGGACGGCACCACGGCAGCTAGTGATGATGTAGCAACGATAGCACAGACAGCAAGTCCAAACTCAACACAGCCG ggagagggagatgaagaccCTCAGATAAAGGAGGGCAACAAAGAGAACAAG CCAAAGTCTGGAGGAggtggaaggagaagaggaggccaGAGGCACAAAGGAAAAGGCCAGAACAGCAGCACCAACTCCACAACAGCCCCCTCCTCATCAGGGATAGGGGGCTGCTGA